In Plasmodium gaboni strain SY75 chromosome 8, whole genome shotgun sequence, one DNA window encodes the following:
- a CDS encoding putative SPRY domain, which yields MASTKNFFSKEDISNEEGNEKEEKKSNNKELLENNSEKSCSGIQKTIRLLNLFSNSEKKRKIDISTEECADKILEKQNTLSSKDKDQNRLNYMNNEYMNEKGNVKLCEEQREGTHIRMSHLGNEVSYNKTVSTFERNEINDEKKNDIKMNDIKNDDIKNGDIKNNDINNDDIKNGDIKNNHINNDDIKNGDIKNNHINNDDIKNGDIKNNDRISLYGKSKKGEEKNRYSKEKTSIHVHPEVEKKDNIKHFFDYTKYRNKCNVTFSMKYKDSSVSLSNDKLTCYGDKGWSSVFVNNGADIGKWYYEIKIEEPVQNFNFLGYKDKIIKVNPYIRVGFACRYMRYDYPIGTDKYSYCVNSKNGKIFNNSISYDCMEPFNVGDIIGCYLNLKNKNSYNFDPRLDKKLYEHLQNGILCDPKNPPILKKNEGSTIFFSLNGQIKKTSFMDIYEGFYHPSVSLYMGASAKINLGPNFTYNHLQDYVPCVYMEPPIVL from the coding sequence atggcCTCAActaaaaattttttttccaaaGAAGACATAAGTAATGAGGAAGGGAATGAAAAAGAGGAAAAGAAATCAAACAATAAGGAACtattagaaaataattcaGAGAAGTCCTGTTCTGGTATACAGAAAACTATTAGATTATTAAACTTATTTAGTAATAGtgaaaagaaaaggaaaattGATATTAGTACTGAAGAATGTGCtgataaaatattagaaaaacaaaatacTTTAAGTTCAAAAGATAAAGATCAAAATCgtttaaattatatgaataatgaatatatgaATGAAAAAGGAAATGTTAAATTATGTGAGGAGCAGAGAGAAGGTACACATATTCGTATGAGTCATTTGGGGAATGAGGTATCTTACAATAAAACTGTTTCGACTTTTGAAAGGAATGAAATTAATGATGAGAAAAAGAATGATATCAAAATGAAcgatataaaaaatgacgatattaaaaatggagacataaaaaataatgatataaataatgacgatataaaaaatggcgacataaaaaataatcatataaataatgacgatataaaaaatggcgacataaaaaataatcatataaataatgacgatataaaaaatggcgacataaaaaataatgatagAATATCATTATATGGGAAATCAAAGAAAGgagaagaaaaaaatagatatagtaaagaaaaaacaaGTATCCATGTACATCCAGAagtagaaaaaaaagataatataaaacatttttttgattacaccaaatatagaaataaatgTAATGTAACATTTTCaatgaaatataaagataGTTCTGTAAGTCTAAGTAATGACAAGTTAACTTGTTATGGTGATAAAGGATGGTCTAGTGTGTTTGTAAATAATGGTGCAGACATTGGAAAATGGtattatgaaataaaaattgaaGAACCTGTACAGAATTTCAATTTTTTAGGttataaagataaaattataaaagtCAATCCATATATAAGAGTTGGTTTTGCTTGTAGATATATGAGATATGATTATCCTATAGGTACAGATAAATATAGTTATTGTGTTAATAGtaaaaatggaaaaatatttaataattctatTAGTTATGATTGTATGGAACCTTTTAATGTAGGTGATATTATTGGTtgttatttaaatttaaaaaataaaaattcatataatttcGATCCAAGATTAGATAAAAAGTTATATGAACATTTACAAAATGGAATATTATGTGATCCAAAAAATCCACCtatcttaaaaaaaaatgaaggttcaacaatatttttttctttaaacgggcaaataaaaaaaacatcCTTTATGGATATTTATGAAGGATTTTATCATCCGTCTGTAAGTTTATATATGGGAGCATCAGCTAAAATTAACTTAGGCCCtaattttacatataaCCATTTGCAGGATTACGTCCCATGTGTATATATGGAGCCTCCCATCgtattataa
- a CDS encoding putative dehydrodolichyl diphosphate synthetase: protein MTLNIIERLVTYVLRDRINIKHISIIMDGNRRFAKEKGLQTALGHFMGSKTLIHIIEICIKLNIKILSVFSFSLLNYNRSPEEIHFLFYLNLLVLINEDFFFKFIKDNKIKIKIIGNLSYVNDSYRKIIYDIEEKTKNFNNIRLNIFFSYTSRNEMSLCSFNPSLYSDTYKNLLQENNIFSGTNILTDPIKEGYFDIPKQEELKNPGHENKNELKFDTKCLCRENVKFNEEQLEIVNYHNKLLTSDLPPPNILIRTSGEQRLSDFMLYQISEFTEIYFINEYWPIFNFLQFIYIILHYTLFQTTKWIFSYSNPCPH from the exons ATGACCCTGAATAT aataGAAAGATTGGTAACATATGTATTAAGGGAtagaataaatattaaacatatat CCATAATTATGGATGGTAATAGAAGATTCGCCAAAGAAAAGGGTTTACAGACTGCTTTAGGACATTTTATGGGATCTAAAACATTAATACAT ataatagaaatatgtattaagttaaatataaaaattttatcCGTCTTTTCCTTTTCTCTACTTAATTATAATAGAAGTCCTGAAgaaattcattttttattttatttaaatttacTTGTACTTATTAATGAGGATTTCTTTTT taaatttattaaagacaataaaataaagatcAAAATTATTGGAAACCTATCTTATGTCAATGATTCTTACAGgaaaattatttatgaCATAGAAGAAAAAACTAAAAATTTTAACAA TATAAgattaaatatattcttttcatATACAAGTAGAAATGAAATGAGTCTTTGTTCTTTTAATCCAAGTTTATACAGCGACACCTACAAAAATTTATTacaagaaaataatattttctcTGGTACGAATATTTTGACTGATCCGATTAAAGAAGGTTATTTTGATATTCCGAAACAAGAAGAACTAAAAAATCCAGGTcatgaaaataaaaatgaattaaaatttGATACAAAATGTCTTTGCAGAGAAAATGTAAAATTCAATGAAGAACAATTAGAAAT TGttaattatcataataaattaCTTACAAGTGATTTGCCTCCCCctaatattttaataagaACATCAGGTGAACAAAGACTATCCGATTTTATGTTATATCAg ATATCAGAATTTACCgaaatttattttattaatgaatattggccaatatttaattttttacaatttatttatataatattacattatACCCTTTTTCAAACAACAAAGTGGATATTTTCTTACTCGAATCCTTGTCCACACTAA
- a CDS encoding putative ubiquitin conjugation factor E4 B: protein MVDKIKEDAIIQNIFQICLKKEECNNNKLYLESYVKELNENNEELYFLVDNLYFILLHKISDLHRQKKNCLSYLCSCASRLVDKSLYKGINMNNKESDIIINEISDQIVNSVIIYLENLDIYPNMKISKKERMEVFYEFLKKSCTSRFLKKVLSFIEENDKSEEDENSKQLNKFFNPIIELILNNLNNRSLVYPKNDVAVLFSFLTGFKPIADLIAQNKSMFLYINVKDRMKDNMYSDIKKESDKNLLSTCKSMPVNTSDSSTNNIITNDNNSSNINDAVPQEGNTTTSSNNNINNNINNNVNNNINNNVNNIVNNNLSNNSSNRRSVPYTHFRSTFIQNNYSHFSRDKEISTCGYNFQLNSLLGRLISPTIINMPNIMKKEEIAMYKYFYNTNTNSLNKMTLNTLKNTYTLLRKDTDWILENCVEIIKNLLKSSSDSKKIILLWINCILISNEKKTKIMYHYSTYPQSLDTSYGLFLKLLGENSYGFCLNMFWVLLCLCEPITVNKINDFDFFFFLRNDPFSKFLLKNITNQSSFEDKSNVEKIKKNVERSECFQKEPKFITCIFWMTFKSLSVFFKPAVDEFIKIVQETGNAKDKDFYYMNIHAWKIFLYNTRFNQLLFKFLHLCMNYFLHVAYLYDMNGNINNSMKTCLSEHNNSVVHLVLKCCPPPNEKYYNNSKEGTTEGSSNLVSSMRENEKVDRNEPSEDNKRIENNDRVVENNQMNESARNGSINEDLNRVETEGMNISNETNRTASLDINNNVENTPVMIRPLDGSDDHLYASPHFSIIPTFFLSDIFEILYLLYELDLFKGPNNETLMNYLDIDLFLAFSIFTMLSENHIKSIHLRCESAPKTFSFLYKLDNLKKVIEESDLTKKYIIKSLTNVFIASQKGEYTERMQTRVRIVENFNSFFLNKTYVNQFTQLVINNNNLFVHLIHLLLNDVSFLVEEVVSYLSEIKRREENNKKKKDSQQENEQEANSNSYLNATTRNSRTSNGNNNSVSNMNYSPLNNNNNNNINNNNNNNNNNNFNDSSFNSDNNSDDGDEDGIDNDLSNESMRNLAAKTKMIITYCYKSCIFLNLLCKNYPNNILTSNTILSQIVTCLNCYFDYLVGPKCLNIKVKNMEQYNFRPQLWLTSIVESYLFLLNSDKEHEELLIREIANEGRYYKPEIFNKAYYICKREGLLHKEELNKFKNFCQEIVDMKDEVELFNDVDDIPDNFLDPILQDIMLDPVLLPTSGIIIDRKNIERHLMSEPNDPFNRAPLSKEQLVPMPQLKEEIQNYINKLRQEKKKKKKKNR from the coding sequence atgGTGGACAAAATTAAAGAAGACGCTATTATTCAGAACATTTTTCAAATATGCTTGAAAAAAGAGgaatgtaataataataaattatatttagAATCATATGTGAAAGaattaaatgaaaacaATGAGGagttatattttttggttgataatttatatttcattttacTTCACAAGATAAGTGATTTACATAGACAGAAGAAAAATTGCTTAAGTTATTTATGTTCATGTGCTTCTCGATTAGTTGATAAAAGTTTATATAAAGgtataaatatgaataataaagaaagtgatataataattaatgAGATATCTGATCAAATTGTTAATAgtgtaattatatatttagaaaatttggatatatatccaaatatgaaaataagtaaaaaagaaagaatggaagtattttatgaatttttaaaaaaatcatGTACTTCTCgatttttaaaaaaagtattGTCTTTtatagaagaaaatgataaaagCGAAGAAGATGAAAATAGTAAACAGTTAAATAAATTCTTTAATCCAATAATagaattaatattaaataatttgaataataGAAGTTTAGTGTACCCAAAAAATGATGTTGCTGTTTTGTTCAGTTTCTTGACAGGTTTCAAACCTATAGCTGATTTGATAGCACAAAATAAGTctatgtttttatatataaatgtgaAAGATCGTATGAAGGATAATATGTATAgtgatataaaaaaggaaagtgataaaaatttattatcaacATGTAAGAGTATGCCTGTAAATACGTCCGATTCTTctacaaataatataataacaaatgataataatagCAGCAATATTAATGATGCTGTTCCACAAGAGGGAAATACAACCACTAGctctaataataatataaataataatataaataataatgtaaataataatataaataataatgtaaataatattgttaaTAATAACCTAAGTAATAATAGTAGCAATCGTCGAAGCGTGCCATACACACATTTTCGTAGCACatttatacaaaataattattctCATTTCAGCAGAGATAAAGAAATTAGTACTTGTGGCTATAACTTCCAATTGAATAGCTTACTGGGTAGGCTAATTTCACCCACAATTATTAATATGCcaaatataatgaaaaaagaagaGATTGCtatgtataaatatttctataataCTAATACAAATAgtttaaataaaatgaccctaaatacattaaaaaatacatatacTTTATTAAGAAAAGATACAGATTGGATTTTAGAAAATTGTgtagaaataataaagaacTTATTAAAAAGTAGTAGTGATAGtaaaaagataatattattatggATAAATTGTATTCTTATTTCTAATGAgaagaaaacaaaaataatgtatCATTATTCTACATATCCACAATCTTTAGATACTTCATATggattatttttaaaattattgGGAGAAAATTCTTATGGGTTTTGTCTTAATATGTTCTGGgttttattatgtttatgtGAACCTATAACtgtaaataaaattaacgattttgatttttttttctttttaagaaatgatcccttttcaaaatttttattaaaaaatattacaaacCAGTCGTCTTTTGAGGATAAATCCAATGtagaaaaaattaagaaaaatGTGGAACGTTCTGAATGTTTTCAAAAAGAACCTAAATTTATCACTTGTATATTTTGGATGACCTTTAAATCATTGAgtgtattttttaaacCTGCAGTAGAtgaatttattaaaatagTTCAAGAAACAGGCAATGCAAAAGATAAagatttttattatatgaatatacaTGCATGGAaaatttttctatataataCACGCTTTAATCAATTATTGTTTAaatttttacatttatgTATGAATTACTTTCTTCATGTTGCATATCTATATGATATGAATggaaatattaataattctaTGAAAACTTGCTTGAGCGaacataataatagtgTGGTTCATTTGGTTTTAAAGTGTTGTCCTCCTCCTAACgagaaatattataataattcaaaagAAGGTACTACAGAAGGTAGTAGTAATCTTGTTTCCAGCATGAgagaaaatgaaaaagtGGACAGGAACGAACCCAGTGAAGATAACAAAAGaattgaaaataatgatagGGTTGTTGAAAATAACCAAATGAATGAATCAGCAAGAAATGGTTCCATAAATGAAGACCTTAATAGAGTAGAAACAGAAGGAATGAATATATCTAATGAAACAAATCGCACGGCATCAttagatataaataataatgtagAGAATACACCAGTGATGATAAGACCTTTGGATGGATCAGATGATCATTTATATGCATCTCCACACTTTTCTATAATACctactttttttttaagtgatatatttgaaatattatatttattatacGAATTAGATTTATTTAAAGGTCCAAATAATGAAACGttaatgaattatttaGATATAGATTTATTTTTAGCCTTTTCTATTTTTACAATGTTAAGTGAAAATCATATTAAGAGTATTCATTTAAGATGTGAATCAGCTCCTAAAACTTTTTcgtttttatataaattagataatttaaaaaaggTAATTGAAGAATCAGATTTGactaaaaaatatattataaaatcCTTAACAAATGTATTTATAGCTTCTCAAAAAGGAGAATATACAGAAAGAATGCAAACACGTGTACGCATAGTAGAGAACTTTAATAgtttctttttaaataaaacatatgTAAATCAGTTTACACAATTagttataaataataataatttatttgtCCATTTgattcatttattattaaatgatgTAAGTTTTCTAGTTGAAGAAGTGGTCTCTTACTTATCtgaaataaaaagaagagaagaaaataataagaagaaaaaagatTCGCAACAAGAAAATGAGCAAGAGGCAAATTCGAATTCGTATTTAAATGCAACTACAAGAAATAGTAGAACATCCAATGGAAATAACAATTCGGTATCTAATATGAATTATTCAcctttaaataataataacaacaacaatattaataataacaataataataacaataataacaattttAATGACTCCTCATTTAatagtgataataatagtgATGATGGAGATGAAGACGGAATTGATAATGATTTATCAAATGAAAGTATGAGAAACTTAGCAGCCAAAACAAAAATGATTATAACATATTGTTATAAATCAtgcatatttttaaatttattatgtaaaaatTATCCAAATAATATACTTACATCTAATACCATACTTTCACAAATCGTTACATGCTTAAACTgttattttgattatttaGTTGGTCCTAAATGTTTAAATATCAAAgttaaaaatatggaaCAATATAATTTTAGACCACAACTGTGGCTCACCAGTATAGTAGAATCttatttattcttattgAATTCTGATAAAGAACATGAAGAGTTATTAATTAGAGAAATAGCAAATGAAGGAAGATATTATAAACCtgaaatttttaataaagcttattatatatgtaaaagAGAAGGATTATTACACAAGgaagaattaaataaatttaaaaacTTTTGTCAAGAAATTGTAGATATGAAAGATGAAGTagaattatttaatgatGTTGATGATATACCTGATAATTTCTTAGATCCAATTCTACAAGATATTATGTTAGATCCCGTTCTATTACCTACCTCTGGTATTATTATTGACAGAAAGAATATTGAAAGACATTTAATGAGTGAACCTAATGATCCATTTAATAGAGCCCCACTTTCAAAAGAACAGCTAGTACCCATGCCACAACTAAAGGAAGAAATACAAaattacataaataaattaagacaagaaaaaaaaaaaaaaaaaaaaaaaaatagataa
- a CDS encoding putative SNARE protein, producing the protein MFILSDDDVAYSNSINSDEIEESDYENSEARSRYYEETDEEESNNNDIDDEDSCLFKYVCIGSLDDVDILLKYSLFNRDIDKSANFIVKKILIASKKKLNYCNKKILNWDNHIIYFIICTDKKLALFLIGLDLKASFKNYAFEFLRKLEIYAKSNLFYDKNYVSSHINPSKVHSIECFMKTTIKNLNKCCKNEKIFAVKQKLNKINSVMNNHIDTLYKSRGNIKALQYKTEDMSKNTFNFVQNTKKLKRIMFLKYWKTYFLCACFLVIGFKVYRSI; encoded by the coding sequence ATGTTTATTCTTTCAGATGATGATGTTGCATATTCAAATAGTATAAACAGTGACGAAATTGAAGAAAGCGATTATGAGAATAGTGAGGCACGTTCAAGATATTATGAAGAAACtgatgaagaagaaagtaataataatgatatagatgatgaagattcatgtttatttaaatatgtatgtataGGTTCTTTAGATGATgtagatatattattaaaatatagTCTTTTTAATAGAGATATAGATAAATCAGCAAATTTTATtgtgaaaaaaatattaattgcttcaaaaaagaaattaaattattgtaataaaaaaatattaaattgggataatcatataatatattttattatatgtacaGATAAAAAACTAgcattatttttaatagGTTTAGATTTAAAAGcatcatttaaaaattatgcATTCGAATTTTTAAGAAAGCTTGAAATATATGCTAAATCcaatttattttatgataaaaattatgtatCAAGTCATATAAACCCATCAAAAGTTCATAGTATTGAATGTTTTATGAAAAcaacaataaaaaatttaaataaatgttgtaaaaatgaaaaaatcTTTGCTgtaaaacaaaaattaaataaaattaattcaGTTATGAATAATCATATTGATACATTATACAAATCAAGAGGAAATATTAAAGCATTACAATATAAAACTGAAGATATGTCAAAAAATACTTTTAATTTTGTGCAAAACAccaaaaaattaaaaagaattatgTTCCTTAAATACTGGAAAACTTATTTTCTATGTGCTTGCTTTTTAGTCATAGGATTTAAAGTATACAGATCGATTTAA
- a CDS encoding receptor for activated c kinase: protein MMDNIKEAEISLRGVLEGGHSDWVTSVSTPTDPKLKTIVSASRDKKLIVWNINTDDDSGEIGTAKKSLTGHSQAINDVSISSDGLFALSGSWDHSVRLWDLSLGETIRSFIGHTSDVFSVSFSPDNRQIVSASRDKTIKLWNTLAQCKYTITDQQHTDWITCVRFSPSPNQAIIVSCGWDKLVKVWNLKNCDLNKNLEGHTGVLNTVTISPDGSLCASGGKDGVAKLWDVKEGKHLYSLETGSTINSLCFSPCDYWLCAATDRFIRIWNLESKLIISEIYPVKQSKIGVPWCTSLTWSANGQLLYCGSTDGNIYVYEVKKHSV from the exons ATGATggataatataaaagaagCTGAAATTTCTTTAAGGGGTGTTTTAGAAGGTGGTCATAGTGACTGGGTTACATCAGTATCAACACCAACAGACCCCAAATTAAAAACTATTGTTAGTGCTTCAAGAG ATAAGAAATTAATCGTGTGGAATATCAATACTGATGATGACAGTGGAGAAATCGGAACAGCTAAAAAATCATTAACTGGTCATTCGCAAGCTATTAATGATGTTTCTATATCATCTGATGGTTTATTTGCCTTATCAGGTTCATGGGACCATTCAGTACGTTTATGGGATTTATCACTTGGAGAGACTATAAGATCATTTATTGGTCATACTTCTGATGTTTTCAGTGTTTCATTTAGTCCAGATAATAGACAAATCGTCTCAGCTAGTAGAGACAAAACTATTAAATTATGGAATACCTTAGCACAATGTAAATATACAATAACAGATCAACAACACACCGATTGGATTACATGTGTTCGATTTTCACCATCACCAAATCAAGCTATTATAGTTTCATGTGGTTGGGATAAATTAGTTAAGGTGTggaatttaaaaaattgtgatttaaataaaaacttAGAAGGACATACTGGTGTTTTAAATACTGTCACAATATCACCAGATGGTTCTTTATGTGCATCAGGAGGAAAAGATGGTGTTGCAAAATTATGGGATGTTAAGGAAGGTAAACATTTATATTCCTTAGAAACAGGTTCAACCATTAATTCACTTTGCTTCTCTCCATGTGATTATTGGTTATGTGCAGCAACTGATAGATTCATTAGAATATGGAACTTAGAAAGTAAATTAATCATTTCAGAAATTTATCCAGTAAAACAATCTAAAATAGGTGTACCTTGGTGTACATCCTTAACCTGGTCAGCTAATGGCcaattattatattgtgGTTCAACCGatggaaatatatatgtatatgaaGTTAAAAAGCACTCAGTTTGA